GGCTGGAGAAGGAGGGGCAGCAAGGGGAAGGCGCGGTGGAGCAGGATGACGAGGTCGGCGAGACGGTCAGCTTCGTGTCGTCGTCCGCCGTCAGCGAGCAGTCGTTCGCGATGTCGGAGTGCATCACCAAGTCGGAGCGGCGGCGAATCGCCCGCCAGGCGAAGGCGGCCGGCCGGTACGCGGACGGGGAGCAGCAGGCAGGCAACGGGGCCGATGCGGCCGGCCAGAAACCGGCCGGCCCGGGCTACATCCCGCTCGAGTACATCTCCGTGTCGGTGGGCGTGCGCAAGGGCAAATCGCGCCGCCGCAGCCACCGGCGGGACGAAGCGCACACACCGCAGGGAGCAGCCGCAGGGGGTGgaggggcggcggcggcggcggcggccacaACGACACCGACACCGCCGCGCTCGGGAAGCGCCCGCAAGCACCGGACCTCCTTCCGGCCCTGGAACCCGGAGCGGGACGGCGGGGTGGCCATTGCCGCCGACGCCGCCAGCTGGAGTGCGTCGGCCGGGCGCGGCCACCGTTCGGCCACCCCGCTCAGCAATgccggcaccaccaccgccaccccgCCCAGCGCCGCGGCGGTCCATCCGGGTTCGTCGCGCACCTCCCGGCGGTCGGAGAAGAAGCGCAACGCCACGGCCGGGCTGCGCAACCGGTACGCCGACCTGATGCAGGACGCGCTCGGCGACGAGGTGGTCGAGTTCCGGCCGTCCTCCGCCTCCCAGCACCTGCACAAGCTGCAGAAGCTGGACCTATCCTACGCGGAGGTGCTGCGCCGGGCGGACGGGGGCCATCCCTTCCCGGCCCGCCGCCAATACAatcagccgcagcagcagcagcagcaataggcgcaacagcaaaacaacacgaCAGGGCTCCTCACTCCCGGCCGGGTGTCTGCCAAAAGGGGTCGACTGAATCGCGCGAGGGCACGGGCCGACTGGGCTGGGACGCATTCGCAAGATTTGGCGGATTTGGGGTTAAGATGCAAATAGATTTAGAAAGAAGCAAATAGAACGATGTGTGTTGGCGCGTTGGTTGAGTATTTGGAAAatgagaaacaaacacacacacgcacacggcaGGATACATTGTCCTTGTTGGTTTGGCACTTTGAACCCttctttatttatgtttttttttttgcattctatCCGCACAATTGCAACGCCACCCTTCGCTGAGGCTGTTTTCGGTTTtttactcccccccccccatccctttAATTTGTCGAATATCGGATTTTTCTGGTGACACCACTGTAGATACTTCCTTCTCCATGCtccctgttgctgctgttgttcttgtttttttttttaaacgtttttGTGTGCAGAGAGCGGCAAGAGATGGCGCAGGCGACGAACgcgaatgttttttgttttactaaaactcttgaactttttgtttttgtttttgctttttttttgcggagaaaaaaaaaacgcacgtgCTTTGACGAAAATAAAAACGGAACGAGAGAGtgggagagggagggagagaatgAGACAAAAAATGTGCCGCAACAAAGTCGCCACACTTTGCCCTGTGTATAACCTTGTTAATTAACacttccatacacacacacacacacatgcacacatgcacacatacacacacacgcagcaagGTCCTTGCAGGCAAGGACATCCCGTCGGTTCCGTCACGTGTCACGTCGTGCCTCGGTgcggttcgtcgcctgcttGCCCGCTCTTTACATTCGACGCAATACGGCACtcgacccacacacacacacacacacacacgcagacaggGCATCCCTGCAGTGCCGCAGCAGTTTTAGTAGCAGCGACATCTGTCGGCCGGGCAGTTCGACTTGAAGTTGAGACACTGGTCGAGACAGTAGACGTCGGCACCCTCGCGGCCTCGCAGCTCACCGATCGCTTCACACGTTTGCCTGGAGACGGGGAAGGGACGAAGGGCAAAACGAAATTCATCAGTaaggagagacagagagagagagagacagaaggAACATAGTGTGCTCCAGAGGGGTAGGTACTTACGGGCAGTGGCACACCGTTTCCGGACAGTTCGGCGGGTAGCGGAGACAGTTGCTCTGGCACCATTCCTCCATCCCGATGAAGCTGCGGTACGTCGCGGTCGGCAGACACACCTGGTCCCTGCAAGaagagtgcgtgtgtgtgtgtgtgtgtgtgtgtgtgtgagtcagTTTGGTTGATAACAATTGAGGCCGGAGACAACAAGCTTACCGGATGATCAGCGGATAGACGTTGTCCGGCTTGGGGTCACGGAAGTCCCGGTAGTACAGCAGGAACGGGTTGTTATTGCCGACGAACAGTGGTGGGCGGCCGCCGCCCGTGTTCGACACGATGCTAATGTCCGCACAGTTCCGGAACGTTTCTGAAATGGGACGGATGCAAACGTCAGGCCGTCTCTTtttggcgcgtgtgtgtgtgtttgtgcttgtggCGAAAGGTCTGGAAACAGCTCGGTTGCGGAAACAGCACTACCACCTACCCGGTCTGCCGCACCCGACCGACTCGGTCCCGTTGTCGCACCGGCCCCACATGTTGCCGGTGAAGTAGGTCCACTGCAGCACGCACTGCGTGCAGCTCACGTAGAGCGGCAGCTGCACCCGGTACCGGAACACGTCCTTCTTCTTCGAGTCGGGCGGTATGAAGAACCGGACCTCGCGCGTCCCGGACAGGTAGAGCGGGTAGCGATCGAAGCAGTCCTGCGTCGCCTCCGCCCGCGGGTTGTTGTTCGGGCAGAGGTACAGCTCGAACCGGCCCATATGGTTGGCGGTCAGCTCGATCTCGACCTCCAGCTCCTGCCCGGCCACGTACCGGCGCGACACGATGCCCTTGCCGTACTCGCCGCCGGCCTCGTGCGGCCGGGGCGCCCGCAGATGGTACGCGTCGCCGCACACGCCACAGTTGCCCTGGTTCTGCTCCCACTGGACCGCGTACCCGCCGCAGAACAGCTCGTTGTCGTTGTAGTTGACCGGGTTCGGGAAGCCGAAGCGCCACATCGCATTGCGGGCGGGCGGTTCCATCAGCCGGCCGTGGGCGTCCGCCGGCCGCGGCCCGACCGTCACcagcaagagcagcagcagcagcagcaccgaggCCGGCATCAAGCGTCGCGCCCACGACATCCCTCGGGACATCTGCGGGGATGAACGGGGAATTCAGTattatttttgcaaatttgGAAGCATTTTGAAGTGTTGGAAACGTCATTTTTGGCGGTTTGtacttcaaatttcaaaacgaTATGCAGTTGGGTCGTCAATCGTCTGATGATAGCgcacagcatcatcatccttTCTGATAATTTCTGGAGCATCATTCAGTTCATGTTGTTGACAGTAAATGATTTGATTTaggtttttttggttgataTTTTTGCTCCAACAATTCTTGCTTTAAGTTCGCTTTCGGTAGTATTTCGCTGCTAACTAATTACCTGCTCGTCTCTTCAAAGTGCCAATTCGGAGCATTAAAGCTTACTATTTTGCTGCAATTTCACACATTTACTTCTGACGACTCTCTTTAGCTCACTTTAGCGTTCAAGAActtcgtttaaaaaaaataagaggAAACCACACTGCGACGTCTGGCAGTTGATTTGTGACGTCAT
The Anopheles arabiensis isolate DONGOLA chromosome X, AaraD3, whole genome shotgun sequence DNA segment above includes these coding regions:
- the LOC120905470 gene encoding uncharacterized protein LOC120905470, with translation MFQIAEMSRGMSWARRLMPASVLLLLLLLLVTVGPRPADAHGRLMEPPARNAMWRFGFPNPVNYNDNELFCGGYAVQWEQNQGNCGVCGDAYHLRAPRPHEAGGEYGKGIVSRRYVAGQELEVEIELTANHMGRFELYLCPNNNPRAEATQDCFDRYPLYLSGTREVRFFIPPDSKKKDVFRYRVQLPLYVSCTQCVLQWTYFTGNMWGRCDNGTESVGCGRPETFRNCADISIVSNTGGGRPPLFVGNNNPFLLYYRDFRDPKPDNVYPLIIRDQVCLPTATYRSFIGMEEWCQSNCLRYPPNCPETVCHCPQTCEAIGELRGREGADVYCLDQCLNFKSNCPADRCRCY